The DNA window GGCCGCCGGGCTCATCAGCTCGGGGGTCCAGGGCGGGTCCCACACGAGCTCCACGGGAACCGCCTTAACCCCGTCGAGCTTCCGGAGCGCCCGCTCCACCTCTTGAGCCAGGAAGTCCCCGACCGGGCAACCCGGCGACGTCGTCGTCATCCTCACACGGACGGTCCCGGCATCGATCGCAACCTCATAGACGAGCCCCAGGTTGACGACGTCCACGGGGATCTCCGGATCGTAGACCTGCTTCAAGGCCTCGAGGGTCTCCTCCTCGCTCGGACCCATCACTCACGCCTCCCAGCCGAGTCTCACGGCCCGAATACTATTGACCAAGAAGAGAAGAATCGCCAGGACATTGG is part of the Candidatus Rokuibacteriota bacterium genome and encodes:
- a CDS encoding metal-sulfur cluster assembly factor; translated protein: MGPSEEETLEALKQVYDPEIPVDVVNLGLVYEVAIDAGTVRVRMTTTSPGCPVGDFLAQEVERALRKLDGVKAVPVELVWDPPWTPELMSPAAKETLGWRS